From Stenotrophomonas sp. SAU14A_NAIMI4_8:
TGCAGAAGCCGTCGACGATCATCGACACCGCGTCTTCCTGGCTGATGCCACGGGCGCGGCAGTAGAACAGCTGGTCGTCGGAAATCTTCGATGTGGTGGCCTCGTGCTCGACGGTGGCGCCCGGGTTCTTCACCTCGATGTAGGGGAAGGTGTGGGCACCGCACTGCTTGCCGATCAGCAGCGAATCGCACTGGGTGTAGTTGCGCGCGCCATCGGCGTTGCGGTCGACCTTGACCAGGCCGCGGTAGGTGTTCTGGCCGCGGCCGGCGCTGATGCCCTTGCTGACGATCTTGCTCTTGGTGCGCTTGCCGACGTGGATCATCTTGGTGCCGGTGTCGGCCTGCTGGCGGTGGTGGGTGAGCGCCACCGAGTGGAACTCGCCCACCGAATCGTCGCCCAGCAGCACGCAGGAGGGGTACTTCCAGGTGATGGCCGAACCGGTCTCGACCTGGGTCCAGGTGACCTTGCTGCGCGCGCCACGGCATTCGGCACGCTTGGTGACGAAGTTGTAGATGCCGCCCACGCCGTTCTCGTCGCCCGGGTACCAGTTCTGCACCGTGGAATACTTGATCTCCGCGTCTTCCAGCGCCACCAGTTCCACCACCGCGGCGTGCAGCTGGTTCTCATCGCGCATCGGTGCGGTGCAGCCTTCCAGGTAGGACACGTAGGCCTTGTCCTCGCACACGATCAGGGTGCGCTCGAACTGGCCAGTGTGGCCGGCGTTGATGCGGAAGTAGGTGCTCAGTTCCATCGGGCAGCGCACGCCCTTGGGAATGAACACGAAGCTGCCATCGGAGAACACGGCCGAGTTCAGCGCGGCGAAGTAGTTGTCGCCCACCGGCACCACCGTGCCCAGGTATTGGCGCACCAGTTCCGGGTGTTCCTTGATGGCCTCGGACATGGAACAGAAGATGATGCCCTTCTCGGCCAGTTCCTTGCGGAAGGTGGTACCGACGGACACCGAGTCGAACACGGCGTCCACCGCCACGCCGGCCAGCTTGGCGCGCTCGTGCAGCGGCACGCCCAGCTTGTCGTAGGTATCGAGCAGTTCCTTGGGCACGTCATCCAGCGAGGCGTACTTCGGGCCCTTCGGCGCGGAGTAGTAGCTGAGCGCCTGCAGGTCGATCGGGGCGATCTGCAGCTTGGCCCAGTTCGGCATCGGCATGGTCAGGAAGTGGCGGTAGGCGTCCAGGCGCCACTGCGTCATCCATTCCGGCTCTTCCTTCTTGGCCGACAGGGCACGGATGGTGTCCTCGTCCAGGCCGGCAGGAAGCGAGTCCGATTCGATCTCGGTGATGAAGCCGGCCGAATACTTGCGGCCGAGCTGCTCGTGGATCTCGCGGTTGGGGGTGTCGTCGTGGGCGACGGTTTCGATGGTTTCGGTGGCCATGGGGGGGCTGCCTACGGATCAGGAGACGACGTCGACAGCGATGGTGCGGCGCTGTTCGTCATCGACAAGGGGAAGAGGGGGCAGGATCTGGGCCAGGCTGACAGCGCGCAGGGCCTCGGACACCACATCGTTGATCAGCCGCCAGCTGCTGCGCGCGCCGCACTTGGGCGCCATGCCGCACTGGTGGTGGTCGTGGCTGCATTCGGTCAGGGCAAGCGGCCCTTCCATCGCTTCGACCACCTCGAACAGGGTGATCTGCCCGGGCGCGCGGGTCAGCCGGTAGCCGCCGCGCACGCCGCGCAGGCCTTCCACCAGACCGGCCTGGGCCAGCGGCTTGAGCACCTTGCTGACGGTGGGCGGTTCCAGACCAGTGAATTCAGCCAGCTCTGTAGCACTGAGCACCTCGCCCGGGCGGGCGGCGAGCACGGTCAGCACGACGGTGGCGTAATCGGTGAGCTTGGTGACGCGCAACATGGGGATGCGAGTGGTTCTTAAAGCGGACTGAAATTGTACGCTTTTCTTCGCCGGCATCCAACCCGGCCATTCAGCCGGCGCTGGGCCGGCGGCGGGACACCCCGGCAGCGGGGTGGGGCGACATGCTGCGGCATGGGGGTGATTTTCGCAATCACTGTGAATGGGTGAGAATCGGGGTTCCTATTGCTGCCAACCCCCTTGCCGATGCCCAAGAAGATCCAAGCCCGCAAGTCCGCCATCCATGGCAACGGCGTGTTCGCCGTGGCCCCGATCAAGCAGGGCGAGCGCGTGATCCAGTACAAGGGCCTGCTGCGCAGCCATGGCGATGTCGATGCCGATGACAGCGGCGATGTGGAAAGCGGCCATACCTTCCTGTTCACCCTGAACGATGACTGGGTGATCGATGCCAACTACAAGGGCAACGATGCGCGCTGGATCAACCACAGCTGCGACCCGAACTGCGAAGCGGTGATCGAGGAAGACGAAGACGGTGACAGCCGCGGCGACAAGGTGTTCATCGAGGCGGTGCGCGATATCAAGGCTGGCGAAGAGCTGACCTACAACTACGGCATCGTGCTGGCCGAGCGCCACACGGCCAAGCTGAAGAAGATCTGGGAGTGCCGCTGCGGTTCGCCCAAGTGCACCGGCACGATGCTGCAGCCCAAGCGCTGAGCGGAATCGTAGAGTCGAGCCATGCTCGACTGCTTTGCGAAGGGCAGTCGAGCAAGCTCGACTCTACGGGTAAGGGCAGTCGAGCAAGCTCGACTCTACAAGGGCCGCCTGCATCTGGCGTGCCGGACGCTATTCCGTTGGCGGCGTGAGCGGTAGCGCCGGGCCATGCCCGGCGAACGGGACGCGTGGGAAATGCAGAAGCCGCCGGGCATGGCCCAGCGCTACCTTATTTGCCCAGCAGGCCGGCGGGCACCAGGCTGCCCAGGTTCTGGTTGAAGGTGACCACCAGCTTGCCGTTCTTCACCTGGGCTGACTGTACCTGCAGGGCGCCCAGCACGCCGGCCACGGTCGGGTCCAGCTTGTAGATGGGTTCGCGGCGCGCGTAGTCGCTCAGGGCGGCGTTGAGCAGGGCGCGGGTGCGCGAATCCAGGCGCCCGCCCTGGCTGGCCGGGGTGAAATCGTCCACGGTCGGTTCCTGCAGGTGGAAGCCCTGGGTCTGTGCGTCATAGCGCAGGCCGCTGCTCAGCTTCACCTTGCCCAGGTTGGTCGGGTTGCCGCCCGCGGTGGCCAGCGCCAGGTCCATGCCCAGGTTCAAGCGTTCGCCGGCCGGCAGGCTCAGCTGGGGGTGGCTCATGGTCAGGGCGATCAGTCCGCCCAGCGCGTCCTGGGTGCGCGGGAAGCTGCCATCCAGGTACTGCTGGACGTCACTGGCACCGACCGACAGTTCGCGGCCGGAAATCGAAGGGGCTGCCTGTGCACCGATCGCCGCGGCGATCAGGACAGTGGATGCAGCAACACGGGTCAGCAGGGAACGCAGGCGCATGGCGGTGACCGGGCAGGTAATGGGTGGCTCACAGAGTAGCGGTGGCCGCTGAATCGCGGGTGCACGCTGCGAAAGGGATTCAGTCCAGCGTGGGTTCCAGCTTCGCCGACTGGATCTGCCAGCCCTGGCCGTCCGCGCGTGGCTGCACGCGGTACCAGCCATGGAAGCGGAAGGTGCCCTGGCCGGTCGCGGCACGTACCCGCACCGGCACTTCCAGCAGCCGGCTGGGGCGTTCGTTGTCGCGGGGAACGGGCGGTTCGCTGTCCAGGCGCAGGCTGCGCAGGTCCGGCAGCTGCCGCAGCAGTGCGTCGTCGGCGTGGCGTGGGTCGGCCGGGGCGAAGACCCAGGCCGCATCACTGCTGCTGCGGTTGCCGTTGAGCAGGTCCAGCATGTAGCGGTTGAGCATGTGCGCGGGTGCTTCGCTGCCGGCTGCGACTGCGCCGAACAGCGGGTCGACCGTCTGCGCTGTGAGGGCGCCTGGCGCAGCGTCGGCAACGGCGGCAGTCGCGACAGCGGCGTCGGCCGCTGCGGCGGTAGTGGCGGCCGACGCGGGTGCGTCCACCGGGGCGCGCGAACACCCCATCAGGGCGAGGGCAAGGCAGCCCCCCACGATTCTGCGCATGTCTGCCTCCTCCCCGAGGCCAATGGGAGGCGGCAGTGTATCGGCTGGGTGGGAATCAGCGCGATGCGATGCGCTGGTCCAATGCCTGCAGCGCGGCCAGCAGGTCGGGCGCCACCGCCGCCAGGGCGTGGCCCTCGCTGTCGGCATGGCGCTGGACGATATCGCGCAGCAACTGCGCGGCGACCACCAGGGTGGCGCGCTCGTCACCGCTCAGGCCGGGCGTGCGCGGGGCGGCTTCCAGCAGGCGCATCAGGTCGCGGCTGGCGCGATGTTCCAGTTCGATGGTGCAGCGCCCGGTGCACTGGTGCCCGTCCTTTTCGATGGGGGTCACCGAGATCCGGTAGCGGGTGGAGGGGCTGGCCATGAGAGGTGTGCTCGCCTGTAAAGAGGGGGGATGTGCCCACCATAGGCAAGGCAGTGACCGGCGGCGACGGCCCGCGCTGCACGCAGTGTTCCACCCGGTGCGTTCCCGCGGCGGAAAATGCCGGCTGCGGCCAATGCTGGCGCGGCTGTGGGCGGGCAGGGTATGGGCAGGGAAACGCTGTGTTGCGGGTTGCCGCGGGGTGGCGCGCATCCACGCATGGCGTGGATCTACTGGCGGGTTGGCCTGGGGGGCGCATCCACGCATGGCGTGGATCTACTGGCGGGTTGGCCTGGGGGCCGCATCCACGCTGGGCGTGGATACATTGCGCGCAAAAAAAACGGGACGGCCTGGGCCGTCCCGTCAGAAGATCGCCGTGGGGCGCGCGCTTACAGCGCAGCGTCCTTGAGCTTCTTCAGCGGGCGAACCTTGAGCTTGGTGGTGGCCGGCTTGGCGGCGAACCACTGTTCTTCCTTGGTGAACGGGTTGATGCCCTTGCGCTTCGGCTTGGCCGGCACATTGACGGTGGAGATCTTCAGCAGGCCCGGCAGGGTGAAGGAGCCAGCACCCTTCTTGTGCACCGAGGAAGCGACAGCGCTTTCCAGCGAGGCCAGCACCGCGCGCACGTCCTTGGCGACAACGCCGGACGCTTCAGCGATGTGTGCAACCAGGCCCGACTTGGTCAGCACTTCCTTGATCGGCTTCGGAGCGGCCGGCTTGGCGGCTGCCTTCGTCGCGACTTTCTTCACTGCCTTTTTCGGGGCAGCCTTCTTAGCGGTCTTTGCCATGGTTTCCTGTTCCGTGAACGGTTGGTTGTTTGGTCGGCGCCGAACCCCGTCGGCAAGCGCAATGTAGGGCAACTCGTGGGCGCCGCCAATAGCCCGCAGTGCTGAAAGTGCAGGTTTTTTCATATCCAGACCGATTCAGTACATGGCGCGCGGCAGGGGATTGCGCGGCTCTGGTGCGCTGCGGGATGCGGGCGATCTGCGCGAAAGTACTGAAAACAAGGGAAAAATGCGCCCCCGCCTGGCGAAGAAGTGTCCACGGCGCTGGCCCGGGACAGCGTCTGCCACTGCGGCGGAGCGACGCAGGGCTAACGCTGGCCGTGGCAGGGTAAGCGTTCACCAACGCCACGCAGGAGCAGCACATGGGAATCTCGCGACACGCCACCGCGCACTGGGAAGGGGATCTGAAGTCGGGCAAGGGCCAGTTGAGCACCCCACAGAGCGGGCTGCTGGACAAGACCCGCTACGGCTTCAACAGCCGCTTCGGCGATGAAAAGGGCACCAATCCGGAAGAGCTGATCGCCGCCGCGCACGCGGGCTGCTTCACCATGGCGCTGTCGGCCAAACTGGGCGAGGCAGGGTTTACACCGACCTCGCTGGACACCGAAGCCAAGGTGGATCTGTCGATGGAAGGCGGCCCGCAGCTTTCGCAGATCCGCCTGAAGGTGAAGGCCGTGGTGCCGGGCATCGATGCCACCCAGTTCCGCGCCATTGCCGATGACGCCAAGCAGAACTGCCCGGTGTCCAAAGCGTTGAGTGCGGTGCCGATCAGCCTGGATGCCGAACTGGGCTGAGGCCGGGTAGCGCCGGGCCATGCCCGGCGCCCCACAGCGATCACCAGTCGAGGGTGCCGGCGATCACCGTCTGCACCTGGCCGCCGGACCACACTTCGCCGTCCGCATCGACCCGCAGGGTCAGGCGCGCATCGTGGCCGACCTCACGGCCCTGGCTGACTTCATACGGTTCGCGGCCGCG
This genomic window contains:
- a CDS encoding HU family DNA-binding protein — protein: MAKTAKKAAPKKAVKKVATKAAAKPAAPKPIKEVLTKSGLVAHIAEASGVVAKDVRAVLASLESAVASSVHKKGAGSFTLPGLLKISTVNVPAKPKRKGINPFTKEEQWFAAKPATTKLKVRPLKKLKDAAL
- a CDS encoding SET domain-containing protein-lysine N-methyltransferase — encoded protein: MPKKIQARKSAIHGNGVFAVAPIKQGERVIQYKGLLRSHGDVDADDSGDVESGHTFLFTLNDDWVIDANYKGNDARWINHSCDPNCEAVIEEDEDGDSRGDKVFIEAVRDIKAGEELTYNYGIVLAERHTAKLKKIWECRCGSPKCTGTMLQPKR
- a CDS encoding DUF3861 family protein, whose translation is MASPSTRYRISVTPIEKDGHQCTGRCTIELEHRASRDLMRLLEAAPRTPGLSGDERATLVVAAQLLRDIVQRHADSEGHALAAVAPDLLAALQALDQRIASR
- a CDS encoding DUF1439 domain-containing protein — its product is MRLRSLLTRVAASTVLIAAAIGAQAAPSISGRELSVGASDVQQYLDGSFPRTQDALGGLIALTMSHPQLSLPAGERLNLGMDLALATAGGNPTNLGKVKLSSGLRYDAQTQGFHLQEPTVDDFTPASQGGRLDSRTRALLNAALSDYARREPIYKLDPTVAGVLGALQVQSAQVKNGKLVVTFNQNLGSLVPAGLLGK
- the sufB gene encoding Fe-S cluster assembly protein SufB, encoding MATETIETVAHDDTPNREIHEQLGRKYSAGFITEIESDSLPAGLDEDTIRALSAKKEEPEWMTQWRLDAYRHFLTMPMPNWAKLQIAPIDLQALSYYSAPKGPKYASLDDVPKELLDTYDKLGVPLHERAKLAGVAVDAVFDSVSVGTTFRKELAEKGIIFCSMSEAIKEHPELVRQYLGTVVPVGDNYFAALNSAVFSDGSFVFIPKGVRCPMELSTYFRINAGHTGQFERTLIVCEDKAYVSYLEGCTAPMRDENQLHAAVVELVALEDAEIKYSTVQNWYPGDENGVGGIYNFVTKRAECRGARSKVTWTQVETGSAITWKYPSCVLLGDDSVGEFHSVALTHHRQQADTGTKMIHVGKRTKSKIVSKGISAGRGQNTYRGLVKVDRNADGARNYTQCDSLLIGKQCGAHTFPYIEVKNPGATVEHEATTSKISDDQLFYCRARGISQEDAVSMIVDGFCKQVFRELPMEFAVEAKKLLEVSLEGSVG
- a CDS encoding SUF system Fe-S cluster assembly regulator, translating into MLRVTKLTDYATVVLTVLAARPGEVLSATELAEFTGLEPPTVSKVLKPLAQAGLVEGLRGVRGGYRLTRAPGQITLFEVVEAMEGPLALTECSHDHHQCGMAPKCGARSSWRLINDVVSEALRAVSLAQILPPLPLVDDEQRRTIAVDVVS
- a CDS encoding OsmC family protein, whose amino-acid sequence is MGISRHATAHWEGDLKSGKGQLSTPQSGLLDKTRYGFNSRFGDEKGTNPEELIAAAHAGCFTMALSAKLGEAGFTPTSLDTEAKVDLSMEGGPQLSQIRLKVKAVVPGIDATQFRAIADDAKQNCPVSKALSAVPISLDAELG